The proteins below are encoded in one region of Sminthopsis crassicaudata isolate SCR6 chromosome 1, ASM4859323v1, whole genome shotgun sequence:
- the PRSS8 gene encoding prostasin isoform X2 — MGKKKFPVAWLLRHELWEVPMLPLASGLGREHRLDDYEVKLGAHQLSTYNPNAVVLTVAKVFTHHNYVQEGSQGDIALLQLKSPVTFSRSIRPVCLPAANSSFPNGLHCTVTGWGNTHSSVSLSNPKILQQLEVPLISRETCNCLYNIKPDPEEPHVIQPDMVCAGFVQGGKDACQGDSGGPLSCPVGGRWFLAGVVSWGDACGAPNRPGVYTLTSSYASWIHQKVSEIQSHYVPMTQESPVDMDLCKKELGKLSSASALVAPSLLLFLSVLVFYHLLL, encoded by the exons ATGGGAAAGAAG AAGTTTCCTGTGGCGTGGCTCCTCAGGCACGAATTGTGGGAGGTACCAATGCTTCCCCTGGCCAGTGGCCTTGGCAG GGAGCATAGGTTGGATGATTATGAAGTGAAGCTGGGGGCCCATCAACTCAGCACCTATAACCCTAATGCAGTGGTCCTGACAGTAGCCAAGGTATTCACCCATCATAACTATGTGCAAGAGGGTTCACAAGGAGACATTGCTCTCCTTCAACTGAAGTCTCCTGTGACCTTCTCGAGATCCATCCGTCCTGTCTGCCTACCAGCTGCCAACTCCTCTTTCCCCAACGGACTCCATTGCACCGTCACAGGCTGGGGTAACACACATAGCTCAG TGAGTCTTTCTAACCCCAAGATCTTGCAGCAGCTGGAGGTACCTTTGATTAGTCGAGAAACATGCAACTGTCTTTACAACATAAAACCTGATCCTGAGGAGCCACACGTTATCCAGCCGGACATGGTGTGTGCTGGCTTTGTACAAGGTGGCAAAGATGCCTGCCAG GGAGATTCTGGAGGGCCACTCTCTTGCCCTGTGGGAGGCCGCTGGTTCCTGGCTGGTGTTGTGAGTTGGGGAGATGCTTGTGGAGCTCCCAACCGGCCTGGAGTCTATACTCTCACCTCCAGCTATGCTTCATGGATACACCAGAAGGTCTCTGAGATCCAGTCTCACTACGTGCCCATGACCCAAGAGTCCCCTGTGGATATGGACTTGTGCAAAAAGGAACTGGGCAAGTTAAGTTCAGCTTCAGCCCTTGTGGCCCCAAGCCTGCTGCTGTTCCTCAGTGTGTTAGTCTTTTATCACCTCTTGCTTTAG
- the PRSS8 gene encoding prostasin isoform X1: MAGASQAGAKSCRMGLGLVTLLSLLNLLLLGRGADGKEEVSCGVAPQARIVGGTNASPGQWPWQVSITYNGIHVCGGSLVSKQWVLTAAHCFPREHRLDDYEVKLGAHQLSTYNPNAVVLTVAKVFTHHNYVQEGSQGDIALLQLKSPVTFSRSIRPVCLPAANSSFPNGLHCTVTGWGNTHSSVSLSNPKILQQLEVPLISRETCNCLYNIKPDPEEPHVIQPDMVCAGFVQGGKDACQGDSGGPLSCPVGGRWFLAGVVSWGDACGAPNRPGVYTLTSSYASWIHQKVSEIQSHYVPMTQESPVDMDLCKKELGKLSSASALVAPSLLLFLSVLVFYHLLL, translated from the exons ATGGCAGGCGCGTCCCAGGCTGGGGCCAAGAGCTGCAGGATGGGCCTGGGCTTGGTGACCCTGCTAAGCTTGTTGAATCTACTACTGCTTGGAAGAG GGGCCGATGGGAAAGAAG AAGTTTCCTGTGGCGTGGCTCCTCAGGCACGAATTGTGGGAGGTACCAATGCTTCCCCTGGCCAGTGGCCTTGGCAGGTCAGCATAACCTACAATGGCATCCATGTATGCGGTGGCTCTCTTGTATCCAAACAGTGGGTGCTGACTGCTGCTCACTGCTTCCCAAG GGAGCATAGGTTGGATGATTATGAAGTGAAGCTGGGGGCCCATCAACTCAGCACCTATAACCCTAATGCAGTGGTCCTGACAGTAGCCAAGGTATTCACCCATCATAACTATGTGCAAGAGGGTTCACAAGGAGACATTGCTCTCCTTCAACTGAAGTCTCCTGTGACCTTCTCGAGATCCATCCGTCCTGTCTGCCTACCAGCTGCCAACTCCTCTTTCCCCAACGGACTCCATTGCACCGTCACAGGCTGGGGTAACACACATAGCTCAG TGAGTCTTTCTAACCCCAAGATCTTGCAGCAGCTGGAGGTACCTTTGATTAGTCGAGAAACATGCAACTGTCTTTACAACATAAAACCTGATCCTGAGGAGCCACACGTTATCCAGCCGGACATGGTGTGTGCTGGCTTTGTACAAGGTGGCAAAGATGCCTGCCAG GGAGATTCTGGAGGGCCACTCTCTTGCCCTGTGGGAGGCCGCTGGTTCCTGGCTGGTGTTGTGAGTTGGGGAGATGCTTGTGGAGCTCCCAACCGGCCTGGAGTCTATACTCTCACCTCCAGCTATGCTTCATGGATACACCAGAAGGTCTCTGAGATCCAGTCTCACTACGTGCCCATGACCCAAGAGTCCCCTGTGGATATGGACTTGTGCAAAAAGGAACTGGGCAAGTTAAGTTCAGCTTCAGCCCTTGTGGCCCCAAGCCTGCTGCTGTTCCTCAGTGTGTTAGTCTTTTATCACCTCTTGCTTTAG